The following are from one region of the Candidatus Bathyarchaeia archaeon genome:
- a CDS encoding pyridoxal-phosphate dependent enzyme: protein MEYAIECSRCGREARSLLDFRCQCGSPLRVKPLSGFRRDRIEAGERGLWRYSSFFPYVNEGEIVTLGEGWTPLVELSDDLFLKLDHLNPTGSFKDRGSAVLISALRPLLRGSGRYISEDSSGNAGASIAAYAARAGLRARIYVPEGASGRKVEQARAYGAEVIRVSGDRERVAYEAQRPEPGKIYIGHIYHPLFRDGIRSLAYELAEQFRWELPDAIYLPTSAGTLLLGVLDGLRHLEESGIIDGLPEVVACQTEQVSPLYHLLKGLKYVPPSKINSIADALIGTSPPLLDLMAEGLRDAGGDAEIVSEGQIFEAFVELASKGFFVEPSSAVAYAAYKKRLESGGAPRGERTLIVLTGSGLKSELGPARPRG from the coding sequence ATGGAATACGCAATAGAGTGCTCGAGGTGCGGTCGAGAGGCCCGGAGCTTATTGGACTTCAGATGTCAATGCGGCTCCCCCCTCAGGGTCAAGCCTTTGTCGGGTTTCAGGAGGGATCGGATCGAGGCGGGGGAGAGAGGCTTATGGCGATACTCGAGCTTCTTCCCTTATGTGAATGAGGGGGAGATCGTCACCTTAGGCGAGGGTTGGACGCCATTGGTTGAGCTCTCGGATGATCTATTCTTGAAGCTCGATCATTTGAACCCGACCGGCTCCTTCAAGGATAGGGGCTCCGCGGTGCTCATATCGGCCCTGAGGCCCCTATTGAGGGGATCCGGGAGATATATATCCGAGGATTCCTCCGGGAACGCCGGCGCCTCGATCGCTGCCTATGCCGCCCGAGCGGGCTTGAGGGCGAGGATCTATGTCCCAGAGGGGGCTTCAGGCCGCAAGGTGGAACAGGCAAGGGCCTATGGGGCCGAGGTCATAAGGGTTTCGGGCGACAGGGAGCGCGTAGCCTACGAGGCCCAAAGGCCCGAGCCGGGGAAGATCTACATCGGCCATATATACCATCCGCTCTTCAGGGATGGGATCAGGAGCCTAGCCTATGAGCTGGCGGAGCAATTCCGCTGGGAGCTACCGGATGCCATCTACCTCCCCACATCCGCCGGGACCTTGCTATTGGGAGTCCTAGATGGCCTAAGGCATTTGGAGGAGTCGGGCATCATCGATGGGCTCCCGGAAGTGGTGGCTTGCCAAACGGAGCAGGTCTCCCCCCTTTACCACCTCCTCAAGGGCCTGAAGTACGTCCCGCCGAGCAAGATCAATTCGATCGCCGATGCCCTGATAGGGACAAGCCCGCCGCTCTTGGATTTGATGGCGGAGGGGTTGAGGGATGCGGGCGGGGATGCGGAGATCGTCAGCGAGGGGCAGATATTCGAGGCGTTCGTTGAGCTCGCCAGTAAGGGTTTCTTCGTAGAGCCAAGCTCCGCCGTTGCCTACGCCGCATATAAGAAGCGGCTTGAGTCCGGGGGGGCCCCGAGGGGCGAAAGGACCCTGATCGTCTTAACCGGGAGCGGGCTGAAGAGCGAGCTCGGGCCAGCGCGCCCTCGGGGATGA